From Calothrix sp. PCC 6303, a single genomic window includes:
- a CDS encoding glycoside hydrolase family 10 protein, with translation MVSTPTTFSDIQNNWARVFIEALAKRGVVTGLPNGTFRPDNSLTRGEYAAMIMKAFNKVQNKRTYIPFADVPSKHWAATAIQKAYETGFLSGFPDRLFRPDSRISRLDVLLSLVTGLELNLKIKPDLVAKLPQIYQDAATIPTYATNQVALATSAGFVSSYPNSKLLNPTLASLRADTTVFIYQALAYLGEVPKIPSNYLITVNPVTPTPSPTPITTPTNTVRVSHRREFRGAWVACVWNSDFPSQTGLTTQQQQAELLGIINKLQQLNFNALILQVRPEGDALYRSQLEPWSQWITGTQGKAPEPFYDPLEFAIAECRKRNIEVHAWFNPYRAKTSTKQGNLARPHIAVTNPDVVYEWGNQLWMDPGSKIVQDRAYNVIMDVVQRYDIDGIHLDDYFYPYPINGKSFPDDKTYSTYKANGGKLSLGDWRRENVNQMVQRLSQGIKTAKPGVKFGISPFGIYRPGQPAGITGLDAYDVLYADSKKWLEQAWVDYIAPQLYWRIEQTKQSYPVLLKWWTEVNPKQRHIYAGNNIGQLDGKTWKDEEIEKQVVISRNLGNSLSLGNIFFSISSITDNRQGIADKMQNVIYNRPALAPTMAWRNSNPPNPPTGLQVTNRKLNWNPATTADIRSWSLYRQSGDTWTIQRILSRGTNFATVQPGTYAVCAVDRLGNESLGSAIAVA, from the coding sequence ATGGTATCAACCCCTACAACCTTCTCTGATATTCAAAACAATTGGGCACGCGTTTTTATCGAAGCTTTAGCAAAGCGTGGTGTTGTCACAGGACTTCCCAATGGTACTTTTCGCCCAGATAACTCCCTCACCCGTGGTGAATATGCAGCGATGATTATGAAGGCTTTTAACAAAGTCCAAAATAAACGCACTTATATCCCCTTTGCTGACGTACCTAGTAAGCATTGGGCTGCAACTGCGATTCAAAAGGCTTACGAAACAGGCTTTTTGAGTGGTTTTCCTGATAGGCTTTTTCGCCCAGATAGCCGTATTTCCCGCTTAGATGTTTTATTATCTTTAGTTACAGGCTTAGAGCTTAACTTAAAAATTAAACCTGATTTAGTCGCTAAACTTCCCCAAATCTACCAAGATGCAGCGACAATCCCCACCTATGCAACTAATCAAGTCGCATTAGCAACTAGCGCTGGATTCGTTTCTAGTTATCCCAACTCTAAACTTCTCAACCCTACTCTCGCTTCACTTCGTGCTGATACAACAGTATTTATTTATCAAGCTTTAGCATATTTGGGCGAAGTTCCGAAAATTCCATCAAATTATCTGATTACTGTTAATCCAGTAACTCCCACCCCTTCACCAACTCCAATTACAACTCCAACTAATACAGTTAGAGTCAGTCACCGTCGAGAATTTCGAGGTGCATGGGTTGCCTGCGTTTGGAATAGTGATTTCCCATCTCAAACAGGGTTAACAACTCAACAGCAACAAGCTGAACTTTTGGGAATTATTAACAAACTTCAACAACTCAATTTCAACGCTTTAATTCTCCAGGTTCGTCCAGAAGGTGATGCTTTATACAGATCTCAGTTAGAACCTTGGAGTCAGTGGATTACCGGAACCCAAGGCAAAGCACCAGAACCATTTTATGATCCTTTAGAATTTGCCATTGCCGAATGTCGTAAACGTAACATCGAAGTCCATGCTTGGTTTAATCCCTACCGTGCCAAAACCAGCACCAAACAAGGAAATCTTGCCCGTCCCCACATCGCTGTAACTAACCCAGATGTTGTTTACGAGTGGGGAAATCAGTTGTGGATGGATCCTGGCTCAAAAATTGTCCAAGACCGCGCCTACAATGTGATCATGGATGTGGTGCAGCGCTACGATATTGATGGGATTCACCTCGATGACTACTTTTATCCCTACCCCATTAATGGAAAATCTTTTCCCGATGATAAAACCTACAGTACCTACAAAGCTAATGGCGGTAAACTGAGTTTGGGTGATTGGCGACGAGAAAACGTGAATCAGATGGTACAACGTCTCTCCCAAGGAATTAAAACAGCAAAACCAGGTGTAAAATTTGGCATTAGTCCATTCGGCATTTACAGACCTGGACAACCTGCGGGAATCACTGGTTTGGATGCCTATGATGTGCTGTATGCTGATTCCAAAAAATGGTTAGAACAAGCTTGGGTGGATTATATCGCACCACAGCTATACTGGCGAATCGAGCAAACTAAGCAAAGTTACCCTGTTTTATTGAAATGGTGGACAGAGGTAAATCCGAAACAACGCCATATTTATGCTGGTAATAATATTGGACAGTTGGATGGTAAAACTTGGAAGGATGAAGAAATTGAAAAACAAGTAGTGATTAGTCGCAACTTGGGAAACAGTTTATCTTTAGGAAATATCTTTTTTAGCATTAGTTCCATCACCGATAACCGCCAAGGTATTGCTGATAAAATGCAAAATGTCATCTACAATAGACCTGCATTAGCACCAACAATGGCTTGGCGCAATTCTAATCCACCAAATCCACCCACAGGACTCCAAGTTACAAACCGCAAACTGAATTGGAACCCAGCGACAACCGCAGATATTCGTTCTTGGTCATTGTACCGTCAAAGTGGTGACACTTGGACAATCCAAAGGATTTTGAGTCGAGGTACCAACTTTGCGACAGTGCAACCAGGAACCTACGCAGTTTGTGCGGTAGATAGACTGGGTAACGAAAGTTTGGGAAGTGCGATCGCAGTTGCTTAA
- the lipA gene encoding lipoyl synthase codes for MTVKPDWLRVKAPQWERVGNVKDILRDLALNTVCEEASCPNIGECFNAGTATFLIMGPACTRACPYCDIDFEKKPKPLDATEPTRLAEAVRRMKLNHVVITSVNRDDLVDGGASQFVRCIEEIRNASPHTTIEILIPDLCGNWEALQVILSCQPDVLNHNTETVPRLYKRTRPQGNYERTIELLKRSREIAPWVYTKSGIMVGLGETDAEIRQVMQDLRSADCDILTIGQYLQPSQKHLQVNDFIRPEQFAAWQAFGEEIGFLQVVSSPLTRSSYHAEEVRELMRRYPREKFEK; via the coding sequence GTGACAGTAAAACCGGACTGGTTACGGGTAAAGGCACCCCAATGGGAACGTGTTGGTAATGTTAAAGATATTTTGCGGGATTTAGCCCTCAATACGGTTTGCGAGGAAGCTTCATGTCCAAATATTGGTGAGTGTTTTAATGCTGGTACGGCTACTTTCCTCATTATGGGACCTGCTTGTACCCGTGCTTGCCCTTATTGTGATATTGATTTTGAGAAAAAGCCCAAACCTTTAGATGCAACAGAACCCACAAGGTTAGCCGAAGCAGTACGCCGGATGAAATTAAACCATGTGGTGATCACTTCAGTCAACCGAGATGACTTGGTTGACGGCGGTGCTTCGCAATTTGTGCGCTGTATTGAGGAAATTCGCAATGCTTCTCCCCACACCACAATTGAGATTTTGATTCCCGATTTATGCGGTAATTGGGAAGCGTTGCAGGTAATTTTAAGTTGTCAACCGGATGTTTTAAACCATAATACGGAAACAGTTCCTAGGTTATATAAACGTACCCGTCCCCAAGGTAACTACGAAAGAACCATAGAATTATTAAAGCGCAGCCGAGAAATTGCCCCTTGGGTTTATACTAAGTCTGGGATTATGGTGGGACTTGGGGAAACTGATGCAGAAATTCGCCAAGTTATGCAGGATTTACGGTCTGCTGATTGTGATATTTTGACAATTGGGCAATATCTCCAACCTAGTCAAAAGCATTTGCAGGTAAATGATTTTATTCGCCCTGAACAGTTCGCAGCTTGGCAAGCTTTTGGGGAAGAAATCGGTTTTTTACAAGTTGTTTCCTCACCATTGACAAGAAGCTCATATCATGCGGAAGAAGTTAGGGAATTGATGCGGCGATATCCACGGGAAAAATTTGAGAAATAG
- a CDS encoding S9 family peptidase produces the protein MKGNLKNKISLTISLLILVPANPSLAQINLSLSPNIFLSSQNNQKNSHIQPPVAAKKPHQEVRHGEKVEDNYFWLRQKDNPEVINYLKAENAYTAKMTANLKSLQQQLYKEMSGRIQQEYTGVVTKQGNYYYYIRYEKNKDYAIHCRKKADKYGKFSPRIAEEIILNENELAKNQKYLDVNVFNVSNDNNLLAFTTDNKGDIRYTLKIKDLRTGKLLPLAVENVSSVIWANNKTVFYTTQDPVTNRANTLWRLEIGGKTQKILEEKDVEFFASVYTTKNNRYILFSSRSKDTSEISYLDTKNLDKNFQVLYPRTKGHEYSVEYRDNLWYVITNKGINGNKAVNNRIVTVPVNNPEETNWQEFLPHRQDALIEGVDLYQEFLVASEKILGLNRFRIYNFKTKNWREVSFPESTYTAELGESNNPDIDPEFTATSFRYTYTSLTAPKTIYEQDFATGKQKVIKKKIVPNYDASKYVSERVWVAARDGVRVPLSIVYRKGLQRNGKAPLLLYGYGAYGLEENASFDSNIISLLDRGVVYAIAHVRGGNELGNQWYEDGKLMKKKNTFNDFIDSAEYLTKQGWTSSDRLLIGGGSAGGLLIGAVVNMRPDLFKAAHLAVPFVDLMNTMWDDSLPLTTEEYLEWGNPNEKPAYDYMRSYSPYDNLAAKAYPSLLLTTSINDSQVGYWEPTKYVAKLRTLKTDQNPLLLKINLDAGHQGASGRYDTLKETAFEYAWMLQQVGLHN, from the coding sequence ATGAAAGGAAATCTAAAAAATAAAATTTCCCTAACAATTAGCCTCTTAATACTTGTACCTGCGAACCCATCTCTAGCTCAAATTAACCTCAGTCTATCCCCAAATATATTTTTATCTTCACAAAATAATCAGAAAAATTCCCACATCCAACCACCAGTGGCAGCAAAAAAGCCACATCAAGAAGTACGTCATGGTGAAAAAGTTGAAGATAATTACTTTTGGTTGCGGCAAAAGGATAATCCAGAAGTAATTAATTATCTCAAAGCTGAAAATGCATATACTGCCAAGATGACAGCTAATTTAAAGTCTTTGCAACAGCAGTTATATAAAGAAATGTCAGGACGGATTCAACAAGAATATACTGGTGTAGTTACCAAACAAGGTAATTATTACTATTATATTCGTTATGAAAAGAATAAAGATTATGCAATTCATTGCCGCAAGAAAGCTGACAAATATGGTAAATTCAGTCCCCGCATTGCCGAGGAAATAATTCTCAATGAAAATGAATTAGCTAAGAATCAAAAATATCTTGATGTCAATGTTTTCAATGTGAGCAATGATAACAATTTACTCGCTTTTACAACTGACAATAAAGGAGATATTCGTTATACCCTGAAAATCAAAGATTTACGAACAGGAAAATTGCTTCCTCTTGCTGTGGAGAATGTCTCTTCAGTGATTTGGGCAAATAATAAGACAGTGTTTTATACCACCCAAGATCCAGTTACTAACCGTGCCAATACCCTTTGGCGTTTAGAGATTGGAGGTAAAACTCAAAAGATATTAGAAGAGAAAGATGTAGAGTTTTTTGCTAGTGTCTATACTACTAAAAATAATAGATATATTTTATTTTCCAGCAGAAGCAAAGATACAAGTGAAATTAGTTATCTTGATACCAAGAATTTAGATAAAAACTTTCAGGTGCTTTATCCCCGTACCAAAGGACACGAATACAGTGTTGAATATCGTGATAATTTGTGGTATGTCATCACGAATAAAGGTATTAATGGTAATAAAGCAGTAAATAACCGTATCGTCACTGTTCCTGTAAATAACCCCGAAGAAACAAATTGGCAGGAGTTTTTACCACATCGCCAAGATGCTTTAATTGAAGGAGTCGATTTGTATCAGGAGTTTTTAGTAGCTTCAGAGAAAATACTAGGATTAAATCGCTTTCGTATTTATAACTTTAAAACCAAAAACTGGCGAGAAGTCAGCTTTCCAGAAAGTACCTATACAGCAGAATTAGGAGAATCAAATAATCCAGATATAGATCCAGAATTTACAGCTACATCCTTTCGTTATACTTACACATCTTTAACTGCACCAAAGACAATTTATGAGCAAGATTTCGCTACAGGTAAGCAAAAAGTAATTAAAAAGAAGATAGTTCCTAATTATGACGCGAGTAAATATGTAAGTGAACGGGTATGGGTGGCAGCGCGTGATGGGGTTCGAGTACCTTTATCCATAGTTTACCGGAAAGGGCTTCAGCGCAATGGCAAGGCACCTTTATTGTTATATGGTTATGGAGCTTATGGACTGGAGGAAAACGCCAGTTTTGATAGTAATATTATCAGCTTACTAGACCGGGGAGTGGTTTATGCGATCGCGCATGTTCGCGGAGGTAATGAATTAGGTAATCAGTGGTACGAAGATGGTAAATTGATGAAGAAGAAAAACACCTTCAATGACTTTATCGATAGTGCTGAATACTTAACTAAACAAGGTTGGACATCTTCAGATCGTTTACTAATTGGTGGTGGTAGTGCGGGGGGTTTACTAATTGGTGCAGTTGTAAATATGCGTCCCGATTTATTTAAAGCTGCCCACTTAGCAGTTCCTTTTGTGGATTTAATGAACACAATGTGGGATGATAGCCTACCCTTAACCACCGAAGAATACCTAGAATGGGGAAATCCCAACGAAAAACCAGCTTATGACTATATGCGTTCCTATAGTCCTTATGATAACTTAGCAGCTAAAGCTTATCCTTCACTCCTCCTCACCACCAGCATCAATGATAGTCAAGTGGGATATTGGGAACCCACCAAATATGTTGCCAAACTCCGCACCCTGAAAACTGATCAGAATCCTTTGTTGTTAAAAATTAACCTCGATGCTGGTCATCAAGGTGCCAGCGGACGCTACGATACTCTCAAAGAGACAGCATTTGAATATGCATGGATGCTGCAACAGGTAGGTTTGCATAATTAG
- a CDS encoding Rpn family recombination-promoting nuclease/putative transposase, which yields MKTDSIFYRLFQEFPSIFFELIGNSPEVAADYQFSSVEIKQTAFRIDGVFIPETSQQPIYFVEIQFQEDSGIYSRLFTEINLYLRQNQPENNWLAFVIYPNRNIDTASKTHYSESFVSGRVTIIYLDDLGESRSLPIGVATIKLIIENENRAIEQARNLITRTNQEVGSLPQQQQLLQIIETILVYKFPRMDIEEIQQMFGLSELKQTRVYQQAFAEGRQEGEQKGEQKGRQEGELRGKLLAVPAMLAAGLTVEQIAQALDLSVDDVIKAAQLGN from the coding sequence GTGAAAACAGACAGCATCTTTTATCGCCTATTTCAAGAATTTCCCAGCATCTTCTTTGAACTAATTGGTAATTCTCCCGAAGTTGCAGCAGACTACCAATTTTCATCAGTTGAAATTAAGCAAACAGCTTTCCGTATTGACGGTGTATTCATCCCCGAAACTTCACAACAGCCAATTTATTTTGTAGAAATCCAGTTTCAAGAGGATTCTGGCATTTACTCGCGGTTATTTACAGAAATTAATTTATACCTACGCCAAAATCAACCCGAAAATAATTGGTTAGCTTTTGTTATTTATCCTAACCGCAACATAGATACTGCATCCAAAACTCATTACAGCGAATCCTTTGTATCTGGAAGAGTAACCATCATCTACCTTGATGATTTAGGGGAAAGTAGATCCCTACCCATTGGTGTTGCTACGATTAAATTAATCATCGAAAATGAAAACAGGGCAATCGAGCAAGCGAGGAACTTAATTACCAGAACCAACCAAGAAGTAGGTTCACTACCTCAACAGCAGCAATTATTGCAAATAATCGAAACGATTCTAGTTTATAAATTTCCCAGAATGGATATTGAGGAGATACAACAAATGTTTGGATTAAGCGAGTTAAAGCAAACGCGGGTTTATCAACAAGCTTTTGCCGAAGGTAGACAAGAAGGTGAGCAAAAGGGTGAGCAAAAAGGTAGACAGGAAGGAGAATTGAGAGGAAAGCTACTTGCGGTACCAGCGATGTTAGCTGCGGGGTTAACTGTAGAACAGATAGCGCAAGCTCTAGATTTAAGTGTGGATGATGTGATAAAAGCTGCACAACTTGGTAACTAA
- the truB gene encoding tRNA pseudouridine(55) synthase TruB, with product MQGFLNLDKPFGWTSHDCVAKVRKLLRMKKVGHAGTLDPAATGVLPIALGKATRLLQYLPGDKAYKATIRFGVRTTTDDLEGEVISSQAVTGLNLEQIEAELGQFVGRIEQIPPSYSAIQVDGKRLYDLARQGVAVEAPMRTVVVSQIDILDWREGEYPELDLSIACGAGTYIRAIARDLGEALNIGGTLAGLQRTVSSGFSLDDSITITTLEAQVTDGSFVATLSDAPLEYLPSRTLAANDAKCWCQGQKIICEEQLLGENLRIYNENGIFLGVSKYLDGLLTPAMVFEPIS from the coding sequence GTGCAAGGCTTTCTCAATCTCGACAAACCATTTGGTTGGACTTCTCACGACTGTGTTGCTAAAGTCCGAAAACTGCTTAGAATGAAAAAAGTTGGACATGCAGGAACTCTAGATCCCGCGGCAACTGGAGTATTACCGATTGCGTTGGGGAAAGCAACAAGATTGTTACAGTATCTTCCTGGTGATAAGGCTTATAAAGCAACTATTCGGTTTGGTGTACGCACAACAACTGATGATTTGGAAGGGGAAGTAATTAGTTCTCAAGCTGTGACAGGGTTGAATTTAGAGCAAATTGAGGCTGAGTTGGGTCAATTTGTTGGTAGGATTGAGCAGATACCACCTAGTTATAGTGCGATTCAAGTTGATGGTAAACGGCTTTATGATTTAGCACGTCAAGGTGTAGCAGTAGAAGCACCGATGCGAACAGTTGTGGTATCTCAAATTGATATCTTGGATTGGCGTGAAGGTGAATATCCAGAATTAGATCTGAGTATAGCCTGTGGTGCGGGTACTTACATTCGTGCGATCGCGCGTGACTTGGGAGAGGCTTTAAATATTGGTGGTACATTAGCAGGATTACAGCGGACTGTAAGTAGCGGTTTTAGTTTGGATGACAGTATCACTATTACAACTTTAGAAGCACAGGTAACAGATGGGAGTTTTGTAGCTACCCTCTCCGATGCACCTTTAGAATATCTTCCATCCCGAACTTTGGCTGCAAATGACGCAAAATGCTGGTGTCAGGGACAAAAAATTATTTGTGAAGAGCAATTGTTAGGTGAAAATTTGAGAATTTATAATGAAAATGGTATTTTTCTCGGTGTTAGTAAATATTTAGATGGTTTACTGACTCCAGCAATGGTTTTTGAACCCATTTCTTAG
- a CDS encoding adenylate/guanylate cyclase domain-containing protein, whose product MHLQQRSCETTTDLMAGIGYQDNHDLQSSQTVPVGALSQRQGTISSFLAPLTKDTFKQVVTEVEQKLIIVNQTLSMLDSQGFETVLQEMLQSITLKTGELLGADRTTIFLLDEEKQELWSIVAAGEGDRTLEIRIPADKGIAGEVAVNKKVVNIPFDFYDDPRSIFAKQQETRTGYRTYTMLALPLLNEEGKLVAVVQLLNKLKSHHGDESIPLENRIDMCGFSHADEQLFQEFALSIRLILESSRSFYVATQKQRAAAALMKAIKSLSQSSLDLEDTLKRVMDEAKELMNADRSTLWLLNSDRTELWTKLPQADGSKKEMRVPIGRGFVGQVAASGKTLNIAFDLYNHLDSDTAKQLDQQNGYRTCSLLCMPVFNADQKLIGVTQLVNKKKTGDFPNYNPARWPKAPECFQASFDRNDEDFMEAFNIQAGVALQNAQLFDTVKQQEQMQRDILRSLSNGVISTDKNGSIIAANESAKRLLGLEVDDRLEGKSIADVIAIKEGDFTKWYQDALDVTDIKYSQQYYPDRILLSSSKEQHSINLSINSIADAVDHKQVRGALVVMEDISDEKRLKSTMYRYMTQELAEELLKLDDAKLGGDRKEVSILFSDIRGYTTLTENLEAEEVVSMLNEYFESMVEAVFKHKGTLDKYIGDAIMAVFGSPLPLQDHAWMAVRTSLEMRQRLKEFNHQRYAVNKPRIDIGIGINSDTVISGNIGSSKRMEFTAIGDGVNLGSRLESVSKHYACDIILSDNTYKPCQDKIWARELDYIRVKGRNEPVAIYELVGLRSDPVDGKKITIIEHYHRGRDYYVNRQFESAKAEFQKILEIDQNDRASMLHVRRCQHWLQSPPSDNDWDDGVWTFKDK is encoded by the coding sequence ATGCATCTCCAACAACGTAGTTGCGAAACAACTACTGATTTAATGGCTGGTATTGGTTATCAGGACAACCACGACTTACAATCATCACAAACCGTCCCAGTTGGTGCGCTTTCTCAACGACAGGGGACAATTTCGAGTTTTTTGGCACCCCTGACGAAAGATACCTTTAAGCAGGTGGTGACGGAAGTCGAACAAAAGCTGATAATTGTCAATCAAACCCTATCAATGCTAGATTCCCAAGGGTTTGAAACTGTTCTCCAAGAAATGTTACAATCGATTACCCTGAAAACCGGGGAGTTGTTGGGAGCAGATAGAACAACAATATTTTTACTAGATGAAGAAAAGCAAGAGCTATGGTCTATTGTCGCAGCTGGTGAAGGCGATCGCACTTTAGAAATTCGCATCCCTGCTGATAAGGGAATCGCTGGGGAAGTGGCAGTTAACAAAAAAGTCGTCAATATTCCCTTTGACTTTTATGATGATCCCCGCTCGATTTTTGCCAAACAACAGGAAACACGCACTGGTTACCGCACCTACACTATGTTGGCATTACCCCTACTGAATGAAGAAGGGAAATTAGTAGCTGTGGTACAGTTGCTGAATAAATTGAAATCTCACCACGGTGATGAATCTATTCCGTTGGAAAATCGCATTGATATGTGTGGATTTAGCCACGCAGATGAACAATTATTCCAAGAATTTGCCTTATCAATTCGTCTGATTCTCGAATCCTCCCGTTCATTTTACGTTGCTACCCAAAAACAAAGGGCAGCTGCGGCATTAATGAAGGCAATTAAATCCTTGTCTCAAAGCAGTTTGGATTTGGAAGATACCCTCAAACGGGTGATGGATGAGGCAAAAGAACTAATGAATGCCGACCGTAGTACACTGTGGTTATTAAATAGCGATCGCACTGAACTGTGGACGAAGTTACCGCAAGCTGATGGTTCTAAAAAAGAAATGCGTGTCCCCATTGGGAGGGGTTTTGTGGGGCAAGTTGCCGCATCTGGAAAAACCTTAAATATTGCCTTTGATTTGTACAATCATCTTGATTCTGACACCGCCAAACAATTAGATCAACAAAATGGCTACCGTACCTGTAGTTTGCTTTGTATGCCAGTTTTCAACGCCGATCAAAAATTAATTGGTGTGACTCAGTTAGTTAATAAGAAGAAAACAGGCGATTTTCCCAATTATAACCCCGCCCGTTGGCCCAAAGCCCCCGAATGCTTCCAAGCTAGTTTTGATCGCAACGATGAAGACTTTATGGAAGCTTTCAACATCCAAGCTGGGGTTGCCCTCCAAAACGCACAATTGTTTGATACTGTCAAGCAACAGGAACAGATGCAGCGGGATATCTTGCGAAGTCTTTCCAATGGGGTGATTTCCACCGATAAAAACGGTAGTATCATAGCTGCAAACGAAAGCGCGAAACGTCTACTAGGTTTAGAAGTAGACGATCGCCTTGAAGGTAAATCCATCGCAGATGTCATTGCCATTAAAGAGGGTGACTTTACCAAATGGTATCAAGATGCCTTGGATGTTACGGATATTAAATATAGCCAACAATATTACCCCGATCGGATTCTGTTGAGTAGTTCCAAAGAACAACATAGTATCAACCTTTCCATCAACAGCATTGCTGATGCTGTTGATCACAAGCAGGTGCGGGGTGCATTGGTAGTTATGGAAGATATCAGTGACGAAAAGCGCCTCAAAAGCACCATGTACCGCTACATGACACAGGAACTAGCCGAAGAATTATTGAAATTAGACGATGCGAAGCTAGGAGGCGATCGCAAAGAGGTTTCGATCCTATTTTCTGATATTCGCGGTTACACCACCCTCACCGAAAACCTGGAAGCAGAGGAAGTGGTAAGCATGTTAAATGAATACTTTGAATCCATGGTTGAGGCAGTATTCAAACACAAAGGAACCCTAGATAAATACATCGGTGATGCCATTATGGCGGTATTTGGTTCACCTCTACCCCTCCAAGATCATGCTTGGATGGCAGTTCGTACATCTTTGGAAATGCGGCAGCGTCTAAAAGAATTCAACCATCAGCGTTACGCCGTCAATAAACCCCGAATTGATATCGGTATTGGCATCAACTCTGATACTGTAATTAGCGGTAACATTGGTTCCAGCAAACGGATGGAATTTACCGCCATTGGTGATGGTGTTAACTTAGGTTCCCGTCTAGAAAGTGTAAGTAAACATTATGCATGTGATATTATCCTCAGCGATAACACTTATAAGCCTTGCCAAGACAAAATTTGGGCAAGGGAATTAGATTACATCCGTGTTAAAGGTCGAAATGAGCCAGTAGCAATTTATGAATTAGTGGGTTTACGTAGTGATCCAGTGGATGGCAAAAAAATCACCATTATCGAACATTATCATCGCGGACGAGATTATTACGTCAACCGTCAATTTGAATCAGCAAAAGCCGAATTCCAAAAGATTTTGGAAATAGACCAAAATGATCGCGCATCAATGTTACATGTACGTCGTTGTCAGCATTGGTTGCAAAGTCCCCCATCTGATAATGATTGGGATGATGGTGTATGGACATTTAAAGATAAATAA